The following proteins are encoded in a genomic region of Cricetulus griseus strain 17A/GY chromosome 7, alternate assembly CriGri-PICRH-1.0, whole genome shotgun sequence:
- the Lypd8 gene encoding ly6/PLAUR domain-containing protein 8, which yields MKGILIAGVFAAFAITVIDSLECRQCQSLNNSCSIQVVTCEEGSLSCVESSVNSTLGGSLYSYQNKFCSKSNCTKNETTQVAFTVHVFDDQSYHFASQCCQDGQCNDINPGSISQTVTNTQCSACYSYNTTTCQEKTRQCFEGEQCVHIIAVQVNDTEHMLELKGCSDISQSVCETLAPENTTFGEFIFQKVQCTNATKISSTTTLAATTTTSTAIKASFASSVFGSLLLLKLLF from the exons ATGAAAGGCATCCTCATTGCTGGTGTCTTTGCAGCATTTGCCATCACAGTTATAG ACTCCCTGGAGTGTAGACAATGTCAGTCATTGAATAACAGCTGCAGTATCCAAGTTGTAACATGTGAGGAAGGGTCCTTGAGTTGTGTGGAGTCCTCGGTCAACTCTACTCTAG gagggtcctTGTATTCATACCAGAACAAGTTCTGCTCAAAAAGTAATTGCACCAAGAACGAAACCACCCAAGTGGCCTTCACAGTGCATGTGTTTGATGACCAAAGCTACCATTTTGCAAGCCAGTGCTGTCAAGATGGGCAATGCAATGACATCAACCCTG GCTCTATATCACAGACTGTCACCAACACCCAGTGCTCTGCTTGCTATAGCTATAACACAACCACCTGCCAGGAGAAAACCCGGCAGTGTTTCGAAGGAGAACAATGTGtccacatcattgctgtgcaagTAAATG ATACTGAACATATGTTGGAGCTTAAAGGCTGTTCTGATATCAGCCAGTCTGTTTGTGAAACCCTGGCTCCTGAGAATACAACATTTGGAGAATTCATTTTCCAGAAGGTTCAATGCACAAATGCAACCAAAATCTCATCAACCACCACTCTGGCCGCCACCACCACGACCAGCACAGCGATTAAAGCTTCCTTCGCCTCTTCTGTCTTCGGCAGCCTCCTTCTTCTGAAGCTGCTATTCTGA